A window from Vigna angularis cultivar LongXiaoDou No.4 chromosome 7, ASM1680809v1, whole genome shotgun sequence encodes these proteins:
- the LOC128197737 gene encoding probable starch synthase 4, chloroplastic/amyloplastic, translating to MQDNSARDRVNSVKGGIVFSNIVTTVSPTYAQEVRTAEGGHGLHSTLSSHSRKFIGILNGIDTDAWNPATDEFLPVQYNATDLHGKVENKQALRRKLGLSSADIRRPLVIGRILNGSW from the exons ATGCAAGACAACTCAGCACGGGATAGAGTTAATTCTGTCAAG GGTGGGATTGTTTTCTCAAACATTGTGACAACAGTTTCACCTACTTATGCCCAAGAAGTGAGAACTGCAGAG GGAGGACATGGTCTCCATTCAACACTCTCTTCCCACTCCAGAAAGTTCATTGGCATTCTTAATGGTATTGATACTGATGCATGGAATCCTGCCACTGATGAATTTCTTCCAGTCCAGTACAATGCAACTGATCTGCACGGGAAAGTAGAGAATAAGCAAGCCTTGAGAAGGAAACTAGGTCTTTCATCTGCAGATATTAGGAGGCCATTGGTAATTGGTAGAATATTAAATGGTAGTTGGTag